A single region of the Pelomicrobium methylotrophicum genome encodes:
- the lnt gene encoding apolipoprotein N-acyltransferase — MTAAGRSLARFWPASRARGVHAFAAFGLGAVAVAGYAPFYAFPVTPLALGLLFALWGVAPGAGVAALSGFAFGLGLFGVGVSWIWVSLHVFGGMPAVPAAGATVLFCAVLALFPALVGWLQARVPVSPALRLALLIPGLWVIVEWLRGWLFTGFPWLAVGYSQIPDSPLAGYAPLAGVYGVGFAVAVTAGLLATALLAAARRIPASAVSWFVLAVAGIGLWLAGLGLKQVEFTRPVTERIAVTLLQGNVSQALKWREDQIAATLQQYLELARKASGTLVILPETALPLFYHQIPEDYWTELTSGVVSRGGDLLVGVPERPDPAGPTYYNSVVSRGSAPPQVYRKFHLVPFGEFIPPGFGWVMEVLRIPLSDFSRGDAWQRPLAVAGQRVAVNICYEDAFGEEVIRQLPEATLLVNASNDAWFGDSLALWQHLQMSQARALETGRYMLRATNTGVTAVIDPKGRVVDQAPAHEEAVLEADAQGYGGETPYVRWGNVPALLLALTACAAALAAPLRRERESF; from the coding sequence ATGACAGCGGCGGGACGGTCGCTCGCGCGTTTTTGGCCCGCTTCGCGCGCGCGCGGCGTCCACGCGTTCGCCGCGTTCGGGCTCGGCGCGGTGGCAGTCGCCGGCTACGCCCCCTTCTACGCCTTTCCCGTCACGCCGCTGGCATTGGGGCTTTTGTTCGCCCTCTGGGGCGTGGCGCCGGGCGCGGGGGTGGCCGCGCTCAGTGGATTCGCGTTCGGGTTGGGCCTCTTCGGCGTGGGCGTCAGCTGGATATGGGTCAGCCTCCATGTTTTCGGCGGCATGCCGGCCGTGCCGGCGGCCGGGGCAACGGTGCTGTTTTGCGCGGTGCTCGCGCTGTTTCCCGCGCTGGTGGGCTGGCTCCAGGCCAGGGTGCCGGTGTCCCCTGCCTTGCGCCTCGCGCTGCTCATCCCGGGATTGTGGGTGATCGTCGAGTGGCTCCGGGGGTGGCTCTTCACGGGGTTTCCATGGCTCGCTGTCGGATATTCCCAGATTCCGGACAGCCCCCTTGCCGGCTACGCGCCGCTCGCGGGGGTCTACGGTGTCGGATTCGCCGTGGCGGTGACCGCAGGCCTTCTGGCCACGGCGCTCCTCGCCGCGGCGCGCCGCATTCCTGCCTCTGCCGTCTCGTGGTTCGTCCTTGCGGTGGCGGGCATCGGCTTGTGGCTCGCCGGACTGGGGCTCAAGCAGGTGGAATTTACCCGGCCAGTCACGGAACGCATCGCCGTCACGCTCCTGCAAGGCAACGTGTCCCAAGCGCTCAAGTGGCGCGAGGACCAGATCGCCGCCACCCTGCAGCAATACCTGGAACTCGCGCGCAAAGCGTCCGGGACGCTGGTGATCTTGCCCGAGACGGCGCTGCCCCTGTTCTACCATCAGATTCCGGAGGACTACTGGACCGAGCTCACCTCCGGCGTGGTCAGCCGCGGCGGCGATCTGCTGGTCGGAGTGCCGGAGCGGCCGGATCCTGCCGGCCCGACTTATTACAACAGCGTGGTGAGCCGCGGCAGCGCGCCTCCCCAGGTGTACCGCAAGTTTCATCTGGTTCCCTTCGGCGAGTTCATCCCGCCAGGCTTCGGTTGGGTAATGGAAGTGCTGCGCATTCCGCTCTCCGACTTCTCCCGCGGCGACGCGTGGCAGCGGCCGCTGGCGGTAGCCGGCCAGCGGGTGGCCGTCAACATCTGCTACGAGGACGCGTTCGGGGAGGAAGTGATCCGCCAGCTTCCCGAAGCGACCCTTCTGGTCAACGCGAGTAACGACGCCTGGTTCGGGGACTCCCTTGCGCTCTGGCAACACCTGCAGATGTCGCAAGCGCGGGCGCTGGAGACCGGACGCTATATGCTGCGGGCCACCAACACGGGGGTGACCGCGGTGATCGATCCGAAAGGGCGGGTGGTGGACCAAGCGCCCGCGCACGAGGAGGCGGTGCTGGAAGCCGATGCCCAGGGCTACGGCGGCGAGACGCCCTACGTGCGCTGGGGCAACGTGCCCGCTCTGCTGCTGGCGCTTACGGCGTGCGCCGCGGCGCTCGCCGCCCCTCTGCGGCGGGAGCGTGAATCGTTTTAA
- a CDS encoding HlyC/CorC family transporter, giving the protein MEDVDKPTWLERLSALIMREPEDRESLVQLLHSAYRRNLLDADALSMIEGVIQVSEMPVRDIMIPRSQMQMIDIEATPAQMTAFAIETGHSRFPVYDGNKDNVIGILLAKDLLRYHAGEESSVRAMLRPAVFIPESKRLNVLLKDFRSNRNHMAIVVDEYGGVAGLVTIEDVLEQIVGEIEDEYDYEEAGDNIIRDKDGRFRVKATTEIQDFNAALGTQFSDEEYDTVGGLVLSLFGRLPKRGESVSADGVRFQILRADSRRLHSLLVERLQDQP; this is encoded by the coding sequence ATGGAAGACGTCGATAAGCCGACGTGGCTGGAGCGCCTGTCCGCGCTCATCATGCGCGAGCCGGAAGACCGGGAGAGCCTCGTGCAGCTGCTGCATTCGGCCTACCGGCGCAACCTGCTCGACGCCGACGCGCTCAGCATGATCGAAGGGGTGATCCAGGTGTCGGAGATGCCCGTGCGCGACATCATGATCCCCCGTTCCCAGATGCAGATGATCGACATCGAGGCGACGCCGGCGCAGATGACCGCCTTCGCCATCGAAACCGGCCATTCCCGCTTCCCGGTCTACGACGGCAACAAGGACAACGTGATCGGCATCCTGCTGGCGAAAGATCTGCTGCGTTACCATGCCGGCGAGGAATCCAGCGTGCGCGCCATGTTGCGTCCGGCGGTGTTCATTCCCGAGTCGAAGCGGCTCAACGTGTTGCTCAAGGACTTCCGCAGCAACCGCAATCACATGGCCATCGTCGTGGACGAGTACGGGGGGGTCGCGGGGCTGGTCACCATCGAGGACGTGCTCGAGCAAATCGTCGGCGAGATCGAGGATGAATACGACTACGAGGAGGCCGGCGACAACATCATTCGCGACAAGGATGGGCGTTTCCGCGTCAAGGCCACCACGGAGATCCAGGATTTCAACGCCGCCCTCGGCACCCAGTTCAGCGACGAGGAATACGACACCGTCGGCGGGCTGGTGCTGTCGCTCTTCGGGCGCCTGCCCAAGCGGGGAGAATCGGTGAGCGCCGACGGCGTCAGGTTCCAGATCCTGCGCGCCGACAGCCGCCGCCTGCATTCGCTCCTCGTCGAGCGGCTCCAGGATCAACCATGA
- the ybeY gene encoding rRNA maturation RNase YbeY, translated as MPSRSQFRRWVGKALQRRAAVVIRVVDEREARALNQRFRGRNYATNVLTFPYPELKPLAGDIVLCAPVVEREAREAGKPLMAHYAHLTIHGVLHLQGHDHQEDQAAAKMEGLESRIMRALGYADPYAARAPTHDRERVHGEIDGRRR; from the coding sequence GTGCCGTCCCGGAGCCAGTTCCGGCGCTGGGTCGGAAAAGCGCTCCAGCGCCGGGCGGCGGTCGTCATCCGCGTCGTGGACGAGCGGGAGGCACGGGCGCTCAACCAGCGCTTCCGCGGCAGAAATTACGCCACCAACGTCCTCACCTTCCCCTACCCCGAGTTGAAGCCTCTCGCCGGCGACATCGTGCTGTGCGCGCCGGTGGTGGAACGGGAGGCGCGGGAGGCTGGCAAACCGCTCATGGCGCACTACGCCCACCTCACGATCCACGGCGTGCTGCATCTGCAGGGTCACGACCACCAGGAGGACCAGGCGGCGGCGAAGATGGAAGGCTTGGAGTCCCGCATCATGAGGGCGCTCGGCTACGCCGACCCCTACGCCGCCCGCGCCCCTACGCACGACAGGGAAAGGGTTCATGGAGAGATTGATGGAAGACGTCGATAA
- a CDS encoding PhoH family protein, with amino-acid sequence MKPAVLELSFTPADNQRLANLCGALDENLRQIEVALDVSIARRGEHFKLSGAPERTDLAARALRTFYDQAQHHLTAEDIQLGLVEVMSPAPGTVKSLESPPLVTRRTDLHGRTPRQVQYLRQIQEHDITFSIGPAGTGKTYLAVASAVDALERDRVKRIVLTRPAVEAGERLGFLPGDLAQKVDPYLRPLYDALYELMGFERVAKLFERGAIEIAPLAYMRGRTLNHSFIILDEAQNTTPEQMKMFLTRIGFATKAVITGDVTQIDLARGQKSGLVEAQEVLAGVRGIAFTFFQAEDVVRHPLVQRIVQAYDDYAKRQ; translated from the coding sequence TTGAAACCCGCTGTCCTCGAGCTTTCATTCACGCCGGCCGACAATCAGCGTTTGGCCAACCTGTGCGGCGCCCTCGATGAGAATCTGCGCCAGATCGAGGTGGCCCTGGACGTGTCCATCGCCCGGCGGGGGGAGCATTTCAAGCTGAGCGGAGCGCCGGAGCGCACGGATCTGGCGGCCCGTGCGCTGCGGACGTTCTACGACCAGGCCCAACACCACCTGACCGCCGAAGACATCCAGTTGGGTCTGGTGGAGGTGATGAGCCCCGCGCCGGGTACCGTCAAATCCCTGGAGTCGCCGCCGCTGGTGACGCGCCGCACCGACCTGCACGGCCGCACGCCGCGCCAGGTGCAATATCTGCGGCAGATCCAGGAGCACGATATCACCTTCTCCATCGGCCCGGCCGGCACCGGAAAGACCTACCTCGCGGTTGCCAGCGCAGTGGATGCCCTGGAGCGCGACCGCGTCAAGCGCATCGTCCTCACGCGCCCCGCGGTGGAAGCCGGCGAGCGGCTCGGCTTTCTGCCCGGCGATCTCGCCCAGAAGGTGGACCCCTACCTACGCCCCCTCTACGACGCTCTGTACGAGCTCATGGGTTTCGAGCGGGTGGCAAAGCTCTTCGAGCGCGGCGCGATCGAAATCGCGCCCCTCGCCTACATGCGCGGGCGCACGCTCAACCACTCGTTCATCATCCTCGACGAAGCGCAGAACACGACGCCGGAACAGATGAAGATGTTCCTCACCCGCATCGGCTTCGCCACCAAAGCGGTGATCACCGGCGACGTGACCCAGATCGACCTCGCCCGCGGGCAGAAGAGCGGGCTGGTGGAGGCCCAGGAGGTGCTCGCCGGCGTGCGCGGCATCGCCTTCACCTTCTTCCAGGCCGAGGACGTGGTGCGCCATCCGCTGGTGCAGCGCATCGTCCAGGCCTACGACGACTATGCCAAGCGGCAGTAG